Sequence from the Symbiopectobacterium purcellii genome:
CAGGAGAGGTAGGCGCCCAATACTGAAACGATCAAACCAACGCTGATAAAGACGCGGCCCCATGGCCCCACAACGGCCTCCAACACGCCCGCCATGGACGGTTGTCGCAGGCCAGCCAATTCCGGGCGCAGCAACACGCCGTAAGAGAGCAACGTCACCAGCACCAACAGCCCTAATACGCCGATGAACCCCATTACGCTGGCAATCCCCACATGACGACGCTCTTTGGCATAGCGGGAATAAACGCTGGCCCCTTCAATCCCCAGAAACACAAACACGGTCACCAGCATGGTGCTACGGATCTGGCTGAACAGAGACTCAGGTTCCTGCGCTGGCATAATCGCTGCCGCCGCATGACCGGCATAGCCATAATCGTTGAGGTGCTCAAGATCGGGCGTCACGGGCACCGCCGCCGGTGAACCCCAGAAATTTAGCATGAAGATGTCACTTTGGAAGGCAAAAATCAGTACCCCGACAAACGCAATAATCGGGACAATTTTTGCCACCGTGGCAATGGTATTGATGGTGGCAGCGTTTTTGACGCCGTTGAGTACCAGGAAATGGAACCCCCACAGGATGATTGACGACACCACCAACGCAGAGATCGTGTTGCCATCACCAAAGACCGGGAAAAAAGCCCCCAACGTGGATTTGAGCAGTACGAAATAGGAAACGTTACCGATACAGGTTCCCGCCCAGAAACCTAATGCGGAGGCAAACCCCAGATAATCCCCAAATCCCTCCTTCGCATAGATAAAGACCCCAGAATCAAGATCGGGTTTACGTTGTGCCAGAGATTGAAAAACAAAAGCCAGCATTAACATACCGCCACCCGCGATACACCATGCGATAATGGCACCAAATCCCCCGGTTGCGCGTCCAAAAGTCGCCGGTAACGAAAATATTCCAGCGCCAATCATGGATCCCACGACCAACGCCGTGAGAGACCATAAGGACAGCTTATTTACTGATGAGCTCGCCATGGTATTCCTTCCTGACACAAGGCCATTGATGTGATGGACTATTGAAGAGTATTAATTTTCTGACCTACTCTTTTTCTGTAAGGACACAAACAACAAGATTTCGTAAAGGGAAATATCTGATTTGAGAGTAGTGAGAGGTACTCACTCCTATTTATTATGGCTATCACTTCAATAATATTATAAAAAGTCGCAATATCCAGACGACCCCCATCAATCGTAAAGAATTAGGATATTGATTACGCTGCACTGTTAAAAACATTAAAAATCATGAAGTAAAATAGGGGAAACACAGAAATAAATGCAGTGGCAACGCGCTGCACTCAGATGCCTCACTAGGCGTAGAACTGTTTTAACACTACGCTTATCTTCATGAAAAACAGGGATATGACCATAGGACTTACGGCTAAAGGTGAATGAGCCATGATCAGAGATGTCAGCCAACACGCCTTAAAAAGTTTGAGTTGTTTTGCCGCCGTCACATTTTACTCAGCCAGTCAACTTTGCGTTAATGAATGTTTTATTAATGCTAACGCTATGAGTGTTCTTTACTTTCTCTCAACAATTTCTAAACCATTGTTTTTCATCCTTATTGGTTATTTTGACAATATCGATAACCTGACCAAAAAAGAGGTCAGGATAAAAATCAAAAACGTGGTATTTATCATCTTATTTTGGAATATTATCCTGTCACTGATTACATTCCAATATATTCAGCAGGGATACATACTGCAAAATGGAATAATGTTAACCATTGGCATAATTTACATCATCTACCCACTTATCATTAAGGCAATACATAATGTAAAAATGACATTGGCTTTTTTTTCGATCTTACTCGCCATTATTCTTTTATTCGATATATTCAGCCCATTAGATATGCGCGATGATCCACTCTTTATACACAGCTATTCATTTATCTGGGTATGGGGAGGGTACTATATTGTGGGAAGAATGTTGGGAACCGCCGCAGGCAGGCGGTTTACCCACCAAACCGGTATCATCTGGCTGGCTCGCATGATGGTGATACCCGTAGGCATCTCGATGTTCTTTTACGAACGCTTTCTATCCACCCACACGCAGAATATTGTCACCCCCTGGCTGCTTCTTGAACATCTGCATCTGCTGACCATGTGTTTGGCATTATTCATTGTGTTTGAAAATATCACCATAAAAAACAAAATTATAACTTACGTCGTCGAGTTTATTGGCCCGGCAATGATCGGCGTTTATATTGTGCATTACAGCGTGTTTTATTTCATTAGCACGCTATATGACTTTAACTATGTCAACCTGAAATTTGTTCTGCTGGTATCGGTGTTTATTGCGTCAGTGCTGTTGTGCCGTTTACTATTGCTAAACAGGTTTACCGCCAGGATCATCACTTTCTGAAACCACTGACATCAAACCACAATGTCGGCGGCTTATCGCCGCCGAGCGTTTCACCACCATTGATGAAAATGATGCACGGGCCCAATACCCTGCCCCACCGCCAATGAATCTGCCGCCAGTAATGCATGCTGAAGATAATGCTTCGCCGCTTGCACCGTAGTTTCCCAATCGTGGTGCCGGGGACGCAACGCCGCCAGCGCCGCAGACAACGTGCATCCTGTGCCATGCGTGTGCCGGGTGTTTACCCGTGGCGCGCAGAAACGTTGCGGTGCATGCCCACGCTGAAACAGCCAGTCCGGACTCTCCGAGTCACTCAAATGGCCCCCCTTGATCAATACGGCTTGGCACCCCATTTCCAGCAGCCCTTGCCCTTGTGCTTTCATCTCACTTTCTGTCGTCGCCGCATTGCACGCCAACAACGCCGCCGCCTCAGGCAGATTGGGGGTTATCAGTGACACACGCGGCAGCAGCGTCTCTCGAATCGCGGCGACTGCTTCAGGTGCCAGTAGAGGATCGCCACTTTTCGCCAGCATCACCGTATCCAGCACAATATAAGGGACAGCATAGCGTTGCAGGCGCTCAGCAACGGCTTCTACAATATCACTTTGCGCCAGCATGCCGATCTTCGCGCTGTCGATACGCACATCGCTCAGCACTGAATCCAGTTGAGCCGCCACAAAATCAGGTTCAATACGATAAACCGACTGCACTCCCTGCGTATTTTGCGCCACCAGCGCCGTGATCACACTGGTGCCATAGGCGCGTAGGGCAGAAAAAGTTTTCAGATCGGCCTGGATCCCTGCGCCACCGCTAGGATCGGTGCCTGCTATCGTTAATGCATTTATTCGGGGAGCGTTGTCTTTTATCAGGCACATATCTGTGCCTCCTGGCGCAACCGTGCAAGCGCATCCAAAAATGCAGGTGTAAAACTGCCCGGCCCACTAGCCTGTGCGGCGGCTTGTTCTCCTGCCCGCGCCATGACGGCACACGCGGTCGCAACCTGAGACAACCGGTCTTCACCGCGAGCACAGAATGCCGCAACGACGGCGGAGAGTGCGCACCCAGTGCCCACTACACGCGTCATCACCGGATGGCCGCCGTTTACTGCCCAGAGGCGCACACCGTCCGTAACG
This genomic interval carries:
- a CDS encoding amino acid permease; the protein is MASSSVNKLSLWSLTALVVGSMIGAGIFSLPATFGRATGGFGAIIAWCIAGGGMLMLAFVFQSLAQRKPDLDSGVFIYAKEGFGDYLGFASALGFWAGTCIGNVSYFVLLKSTLGAFFPVFGDGNTISALVVSSIILWGFHFLVLNGVKNAATINTIATVAKIVPIIAFVGVLIFAFQSDIFMLNFWGSPAAVPVTPDLEHLNDYGYAGHAAAAIMPAQEPESLFSQIRSTMLVTVFVFLGIEGASVYSRYAKERRHVGIASVMGFIGVLGLLVLVTLLSYGVLLRPELAGLRQPSMAGVLEAVVGPWGRVFISVGLIVSVLGAYLSWSLLAAEVLFSAAKHKSMPKVFMTENKHDVPSAAVWLTNITIQVFLILMLFSQYAFQLAIELTSSLTLIPYLLVAAYGLKLAWTGETYETDKRDHRKDLTFALLATLYALLMLYAGGMKYLLLSAVIYGPGTVLYIMAKREQRVALFNKTELGIFAIVMVAAIAAIYSIATGIITI
- the thiD gene encoding bifunctional hydroxymethylpyrimidine kinase/phosphomethylpyrimidine kinase, whose amino-acid sequence is MCLIKDNAPRINALTIAGTDPSGGAGIQADLKTFSALRAYGTSVITALVAQNTQGVQSVYRIEPDFVAAQLDSVLSDVRIDSAKIGMLAQSDIVEAVAERLQRYAVPYIVLDTVMLAKSGDPLLAPEAVAAIRETLLPRVSLITPNLPEAAALLACNAATTESEMKAQGQGLLEMGCQAVLIKGGHLSDSESPDWLFQRGHAPQRFCAPRVNTRHTHGTGCTLSAALAALRPRHHDWETTVQAAKHYLQHALLAADSLAVGQGIGPVHHFHQWW
- a CDS encoding acyltransferase family protein, with amino-acid sequence MIRDVSQHALKSLSCFAAVTFYSASQLCVNECFINANAMSVLYFLSTISKPLFFILIGYFDNIDNLTKKEVRIKIKNVVFIILFWNIILSLITFQYIQQGYILQNGIMLTIGIIYIIYPLIIKAIHNVKMTLAFFSILLAIILLFDIFSPLDMRDDPLFIHSYSFIWVWGGYYIVGRMLGTAAGRRFTHQTGIIWLARMMVIPVGISMFFYERFLSTHTQNIVTPWLLLEHLHLLTMCLALFIVFENITIKNKIITYVVEFIGPAMIGVYIVHYSVFYFISTLYDFNYVNLKFVLLVSVFIASVLLCRLLLLNRFTARIITF